Genomic window (Burkholderia pyrrocinia):
GCGCAACGTGTCGATCCGCGAGCTGTTCGTCACGCCGCCGGACCAGGAACGTCACTACTTCCCGCCCGCGCGCGGCATGCGCAAGCTGTTCCTCGCGCTCGACCGCACGGTCCGCCATATCGAGCCGCTGATGCCGAAGCGCCTGCGCCAGCGCGCGATCCGCCATGCAGAGGCATGGTGCGCGGAACGCATGAACGGCGAGGACGGGCTCGGCGGCATCTTCCCGCCGATCGTGTACAGCTACCAGATGATGGACGTGCTCGGTTATCCGGACGATCATCCGCTGCGGCGCGATTGCGAAAACGCGCTCGAAAAGCTGCTGGTCACGCGGCCCGACGGCAGCGTGTATTGCCAACCGTGCCTGTCGCCGGTGTGGGACACCGCATGGAGCACGATGGCGCTCGAGCAGGCGCGCGGCGTGGCGGCGCCGGAAGCCGGCGAGCCGGCCGGCGCGCTGCGCGAACTCGACGCACGGATCGAGCGCGCGTACGACTGGCTGGCGGAGCGCCAGGTAAACGACCTGCGCGGCGACTGGATCGAGAACGCACCGGCCGATACGGAGCCGGGCGGATGGGCATTCCAGTACGCGAACCCGTACTACCCCGACATCGACGACAGCGCGCTCGTCACCGCGATGCTCGACCGCCGCGGCCGCACGCATCGCAATGAGGACGGCACGAACCCGTATGCGCCGCGCGTCGCGCGCGCGCTCGACTGGATGCGCGGGCTGCAGTCGCGCAACGGCGGCTTCGCGGCCTTCGACGCCGACTGCGACCGCATGTACCTGAACGCGATCCCGTTCGCCGATCACGGCGCGCTGCTCGATCCGCCGACCGAAGACGTGTCGGGCCGCGTGCTGCTGTGCTTCGGCGTGACGAAGCGCGCGGACGACCGCGCGTCGCTCGTGCGCTGCATCGACTACGTGAAGCGCACGCAGCAGCCCGACGGCAGCTGGTGGGGCCGCTGGGGCACGAACTACCTGTACGGCACCTGGAGCGTGCTGGCCGGCCTCGCGCTCGCCGGCGAGGACCAATCGCAGCCGTACATCGCCCGCGCGCTCGACTGGCTGCGTGCACGGCAGCATGCGGACGGCGGCTGGGGCGAGACGAACGACAGCTATATCGACCCGAAACTCGCCGGCACGAATTCCGGCGAAAGCACGTCGAACTGCACCGCATGGGCGCTGCTCGCGCAGATGGCATTCGGTGACTGCGAATCCGACTCGGTGAAGCGCGGCATCGCGTATCTGCAGTCGGTGCAGCAGGACGACGGCTTCTGGTGGCACCGCTCGCACAATGCGCCGGGCTTTCCGCGCATCTTCTACCTGAAGTATCACGGCTATACCGCGTACTTCCCGCTGTGGGCGCTCGCGCGTTATCGACGGCTCGCGGGCGCTGCGTCGGCGTCGGGCTCGGCCGCGTGCGGTGCGA
Coding sequences:
- the shc gene encoding squalene--hopene cyclase; the encoded protein is MIRRMNKPTPSPWSALDTAIARGRDALVRLQQPDGSWCFELESDATITAEYILMMHFMDRIDDVRQEKMARYLRANQRLDTHGGWALYVDGAPDVSCSVKAYFALKAAGDSEHAPHMVRARDAILKLGGAARSNVFTRILLATFGQVPWRAAPFMPIEFVLFPKWVPISMYKVAYWARTTMVPLLVLCSLKARARNPRNVSIRELFVTPPDQERHYFPPARGMRKLFLALDRTVRHIEPLMPKRLRQRAIRHAEAWCAERMNGEDGLGGIFPPIVYSYQMMDVLGYPDDHPLRRDCENALEKLLVTRPDGSVYCQPCLSPVWDTAWSTMALEQARGVAAPEAGEPAGALRELDARIERAYDWLAERQVNDLRGDWIENAPADTEPGGWAFQYANPYYPDIDDSALVTAMLDRRGRTHRNEDGTNPYAPRVARALDWMRGLQSRNGGFAAFDADCDRMYLNAIPFADHGALLDPPTEDVSGRVLLCFGVTKRADDRASLVRCIDYVKRTQQPDGSWWGRWGTNYLYGTWSVLAGLALAGEDQSQPYIARALDWLRARQHADGGWGETNDSYIDPKLAGTNSGESTSNCTAWALLAQMAFGDCESDSVKRGIAYLQSVQQDDGFWWHRSHNAPGFPRIFYLKYHGYTAYFPLWALARYRRLAGAASASGSAACGAMAVEATDTAVA